In Halapricum desulfuricans, a single window of DNA contains:
- a CDS encoding helix-turn-helix domain-containing protein, with protein sequence MAQSFQEVAVAEPDPEQALAIVFGLNSSEREAYERLCESDGPLSVQELSSELDCALTTAYRIVDSLETHDLVETSTIRDSTCQRSVYDAVDPAVVAQRMEARVDQVYTDCRDAIEAFAADPVADCGLFGADGESPVDRPES encoded by the coding sequence ATGGCGCAGTCCTTTCAGGAGGTTGCCGTCGCCGAGCCGGACCCGGAACAGGCGCTGGCGATCGTGTTCGGACTCAACAGTTCCGAGCGGGAGGCCTACGAGCGCCTCTGTGAGAGCGACGGACCGCTGAGCGTGCAGGAACTGTCGTCCGAACTGGACTGTGCACTGACGACCGCTTACCGGATCGTCGATAGCCTGGAGACGCACGACCTGGTCGAGACCTCGACGATCAGGGACAGTACCTGTCAGCGCTCGGTCTACGACGCCGTCGATCCGGCGGTGGTCGCCCAGCGCATGGAAGCTCGCGTCGATCAGGTCTATACCGACTGTCGGGACGCCATCGAGGCTTTCGCGGCCGATCCGGTCGCCGACTGCGGACTGTTCGGAGCGGACGGCGAAAGTCCGGTCGATCGGCCAGAATCGTGA
- a CDS encoding outer membrane lipoprotein-sorting protein produces MERFENASLTYLGTETIADREAYVVEVVPQPDVNTANITLWIDKEWYYPLQWDSTIVVDGERRTVTTAYRNVTFNPEIPADTFRFEPPANATVVERTVVSRSFETRGELVAASEMTIPDPDVPEPLIFDSARYFDDNGTVRTSLQYTNGSATLRVTKSEPIGDSASLPEGNRVEINDHEGVIQTFESGTSLVWSCEGYRYTVFGDVPAETVHAVGKSINCG; encoded by the coding sequence GTGGAGCGTTTCGAGAACGCCTCGCTGACGTATCTCGGGACCGAGACGATTGCCGATCGCGAGGCGTACGTTGTGGAGGTCGTCCCACAACCGGACGTCAACACGGCCAACATCACGTTGTGGATCGACAAAGAGTGGTACTATCCGCTCCAGTGGGATTCGACGATCGTCGTCGATGGAGAACGACGGACCGTCACGACGGCCTACCGGAACGTCACATTCAATCCCGAGATCCCGGCCGACACGTTCAGGTTCGAGCCGCCGGCGAACGCGACGGTCGTCGAACGGACGGTCGTCAGCCGGTCCTTCGAGACCAGAGGTGAACTAGTCGCTGCGAGCGAGATGACGATTCCCGACCCGGACGTGCCCGAACCACTGATATTCGATTCCGCTCGATATTTCGATGACAACGGAACGGTCCGAACGTCACTCCAGTATACGAACGGGTCAGCAACGCTGCGCGTGACAAAGTCCGAACCGATCGGTGACAGTGCCTCTCTCCCCGAGGGAAATCGCGTCGAGATCAACGACCACGAGGGAGTGATCCAGACATTCGAAAGCGGCACTTCGCTGGTATGGTCCTGTGAAGGATATCGATATACAGTCTTCGGCGACGTTCCGGCGGAGACGGTACACGCCGTTGGTAAATCGATCAACTGTGGTTGA
- a CDS encoding Fic family protein yields MAPERERLEATDRGRIPLSDVLEVFEQREDRARPLTADDIMEAVDCSRRTAHNKLNELVEQGVLRTRKVGSRSRVWWVPIEEQPDDGPEGPRIEELVTQVDLPGTGTTLETRQQALVAAYQYLREHPEAKKSDFLTDVYPEHPAEFETAEGWWNALQPALAELPGVDPPEERGHIWHFLGG; encoded by the coding sequence ATGGCTCCCGAGCGGGAACGACTCGAGGCCACAGACCGTGGACGGATCCCGCTCAGCGACGTCCTCGAGGTGTTCGAGCAGCGGGAAGACCGCGCCCGTCCGCTGACTGCGGACGACATCATGGAGGCCGTCGACTGTTCCCGCCGGACCGCACACAACAAGCTCAACGAACTCGTCGAACAAGGCGTGCTGCGAACGCGAAAAGTCGGCTCCCGAAGTCGCGTCTGGTGGGTTCCGATCGAAGAGCAGCCCGACGACGGACCCGAGGGACCACGGATCGAAGAACTGGTGACGCAGGTCGATCTCCCGGGGACGGGCACGACGCTCGAGACACGCCAGCAGGCACTCGTCGCCGCGTACCAGTATCTCCGCGAACACCCGGAGGCGAAGAAGTCCGACTTTCTCACCGACGTCTATCCCGAGCATCCGGCAGAGTTCGAGACGGCGGAGGGGTGGTGGAACGCGCTGCAGCCGGCGCTGGCGGAACTGCCCGGCGTCGATCCACCTGAGGAACGTGGCCACATCTGGCATTTCCTCGGTGGGTAA
- a CDS encoding PAS domain-containing protein, translated as MVPLTALRLGTAFFATLVAVTLVAVLLRHRERASARALLGVGAVTAVGSLLHLLVADLTPPNAALTVTGWEIEATAWVVVGTTVAVIASGLWVLFAFRYTGRSQRVIQVTVGLVAGISFGAVGIATAALGDPSTLAFQLLTVTYLLVGFLVTIGVFLLIWMSIGQQTVPYREPLLLSAGAIVLLSGSFVAQIVERPILLPAFSSVASGVFLIAVIRYPVFETAPAARVLGRDRVVDELADGILIVDRRGRLRDLNPAAERLFDVSRASAVGQPIKSIIPTSFDPGALTRDGESHRVKLSDGTTISVTADPVTDGRDRSFGYLLRCTDVTNRRRQEEQLTLLSRFVVEVIDERMAAVAEEATRAGDSESVDSAAAADQIWERTTRLTNLVAQTRSIEQIIAENGVSPGQELDICPVLRELRDSIAAGSGPRIELDVSGDPIATTVSPALLTSLLEPVLEDAYDHAETRVDVSVDRDSPAIRIVADWPDATDPGEQDHDAQLPLAVTRLEIDQLGGHLSVERTDDGRRAVVVALPTNDTREARRTGVDGGAER; from the coding sequence ATGGTGCCCCTCACTGCGCTCCGCCTCGGAACTGCGTTCTTCGCGACGCTGGTAGCCGTCACACTTGTCGCAGTCCTTCTTCGGCATCGCGAGCGAGCCAGCGCCAGGGCCCTGCTGGGCGTCGGCGCAGTCACAGCAGTGGGGTCCCTTTTGCATCTACTGGTCGCCGATCTCACGCCGCCGAACGCGGCGCTCACGGTCACCGGCTGGGAGATCGAGGCGACGGCCTGGGTCGTGGTCGGCACGACTGTAGCGGTGATCGCCAGTGGGTTGTGGGTGCTGTTCGCCTTTCGATACACCGGTCGATCGCAACGCGTGATTCAGGTGACTGTCGGGCTTGTGGCAGGAATCTCGTTCGGCGCCGTCGGGATCGCAACGGCCGCGCTCGGAGATCCCTCGACGCTCGCTTTTCAGCTACTGACGGTGACGTATCTCCTGGTCGGATTCCTCGTGACGATCGGTGTGTTCCTCCTCATATGGATGTCAATTGGTCAGCAAACAGTTCCGTACCGGGAGCCGCTGTTGCTGTCCGCCGGTGCTATCGTGTTGCTGTCCGGGAGTTTCGTCGCACAGATAGTCGAACGCCCGATTCTCCTTCCGGCGTTCTCGTCGGTCGCGAGTGGGGTTTTCCTGATCGCTGTCATTCGCTATCCGGTCTTCGAGACAGCGCCGGCTGCACGGGTTCTGGGCCGGGATCGCGTCGTCGACGAACTGGCCGACGGGATCCTCATCGTCGACCGGCGTGGACGGCTACGCGATCTCAATCCGGCTGCGGAACGACTTTTCGACGTCTCGCGAGCGTCGGCCGTGGGGCAGCCGATCAAGTCGATAATCCCCACCTCATTCGATCCTGGAGCGCTGACCAGAGACGGGGAATCCCACCGAGTCAAACTATCAGATGGAACAACGATTTCCGTTACTGCCGATCCTGTCACCGATGGGCGCGACCGATCATTCGGCTATTTGCTGCGGTGTACGGACGTGACCAATCGACGGCGGCAGGAGGAACAGCTGACACTGCTCAGCCGGTTCGTCGTCGAGGTAATCGACGAGCGGATGGCCGCGGTAGCCGAGGAGGCGACGAGAGCCGGCGACTCGGAGTCCGTCGACTCTGCGGCCGCCGCGGATCAGATCTGGGAGCGGACGACCCGACTGACGAATCTAGTCGCCCAGACGCGGTCGATCGAACAGATAATCGCCGAAAACGGCGTCTCTCCGGGCCAAGAACTCGATATCTGCCCCGTCCTTCGAGAACTCCGTGATTCGATTGCCGCGGGATCAGGTCCCCGGATCGAACTCGACGTTTCCGGAGACCCCATCGCCACGACAGTCAGTCCGGCGCTGCTGACATCGCTGCTCGAACCAGTGCTCGAAGACGCGTACGACCACGCCGAGACGCGAGTTGATGTCTCGGTGGATCGTGACAGCCCGGCGATCCGGATCGTCGCCGACTGGCCTGACGCGACTGATCCCGGGGAACAGGATCACGACGCCCAACTGCCGCTGGCCGTCACGCGCCTGGAGATCGACCAGCTCGGCGGACATCTCTCCGTCGAGCGGACCGACGACGGGCGACGGGCGGTCGTCGTTGCCCTCCCCACGAATGACACACGCGAAGCGAGGCGAACGGGAGTAGATGGAGGTGCCGAGCGGTGA
- a CDS encoding MBL fold metallo-hydrolase, producing the protein MEVTLLGTGDTTGTPTVGCDCDTCQRARSMGVERTRFSVHVRSASGQSLLVDFSPDFRSQFLREDLEPPDAAVVTHIHFDHLDGLGNVYRLADDLPVYAADETDPATGESVARTVRERYDYLDAVSVEPTAPFEPVRAAGLAVTLVPVDHPPFLCYGLLVEDPETGGRLALSGDTSYDVPDRSLAALSGADLLLADGIVPAENCEYHPLGGRHHDDAGVPRTFGDKHMTVEGARQLGDRLDAERTRLVHLSHYIPADRAFEDDMAVDGERFHL; encoded by the coding sequence ATGGAAGTCACCCTGCTGGGAACCGGCGACACGACGGGAACGCCGACCGTCGGGTGTGACTGTGACACCTGCCAGCGTGCCCGTTCGATGGGTGTCGAGCGAACGCGCTTTTCGGTACACGTCCGGTCCGCGTCAGGGCAGTCGCTACTCGTCGATTTCAGCCCCGATTTCCGGTCGCAGTTTCTGCGGGAGGACCTCGAACCGCCGGACGCCGCCGTTGTTACGCACATCCACTTCGATCACCTCGACGGACTGGGAAACGTCTACCGGCTCGCCGACGATCTGCCGGTGTACGCGGCCGACGAGACCGATCCGGCGACCGGCGAGAGCGTCGCCCGGACGGTCCGCGAGCGGTACGACTACCTCGATGCGGTCTCGGTGGAGCCGACCGCCCCCTTCGAGCCCGTCAGGGCGGCGGGACTGGCGGTGACGCTCGTCCCTGTCGATCACCCGCCGTTTCTGTGTTACGGACTCCTCGTCGAGGACCCCGAGACGGGCGGCCGGCTCGCGCTCTCGGGCGACACCAGCTACGACGTTCCCGACCGCTCGCTTGCGGCCCTCTCGGGGGCCGACCTGCTGCTGGCTGACGGGATCGTCCCCGCCGAGAACTGCGAGTACCACCCGCTGGGCGGTCGTCACCACGACGACGCGGGCGTCCCCCGGACCTTCGGCGACAAACACATGACTGTCGAAGGGGCCCGCCAGCTCGGCGACCGGCTCGATGCCGAGCGGACGCGGCTCGTCCATCTCTCACATTACATCCCCGCCGACCGCGCCTTCGAGGACGATATGGCCGTCGACGGCGAGCGGTTCCACCTGTGA
- a CDS encoding Nramp family divalent metal transporter — translation MSDDDTPVRDDVYLSGSEGRTYHGSSYMPTAYDNLDVARDDATQPDRGDDEGFRLLDLPRVPRLSHVLGPSAILLGASLGSGETLFWPLLVATHGWDLYWLFLLGVATQFFLNTEIQRWTVATGESIFRGFERLGRVWPLILLVFGFASLGWPGWAAGAARIGTIGLGVEETTVGLGGIGLASWRVLGIALLVLVWLTYQVTPVMYNVVERVQAVLVSLALLIALLLFVVLGSISELAAIPTAVDSVGQLPAGSDIALLLGGIAFAGAGGYLNLSQSLWVREKGYGMGRYQGRIKNPIVGDDPEPVRRGGFTFPPTPTNMRRWRGWWRLVQLEHLLTFVLGLVAVATMLMAVAAEYATGTAESGIAMWTDVVVPQVGVLPEILLYVALFTALLTTEYGIVESFVRNSADIVYELHGRSAGWSLPRLFWTLLTVFTGGGIAVLALPVPFAFDRPFELLVVGAAASGLMMLPYTALLAIMNTERLPEHTQPSWTRLGMLWWATAFFGYFSVLLLGTWASAAGLPQFETDAGVLASEPGGLALFAAAALVVGFVVVRSARAKLASKDTVPGSEQAQGPLH, via the coding sequence ATGTCGGACGATGATACGCCTGTCCGCGACGACGTGTACCTGTCGGGTTCAGAGGGGCGAACGTACCACGGCAGCTCCTACATGCCGACGGCGTACGACAACCTGGACGTCGCGCGCGACGACGCGACGCAACCCGATCGTGGTGACGACGAGGGGTTCCGGCTGCTCGATCTGCCGCGCGTGCCCCGACTGTCCCACGTCCTCGGTCCGAGTGCGATCCTACTGGGGGCGTCGCTGGGGAGCGGGGAAACCCTGTTCTGGCCGCTGCTCGTCGCGACCCACGGCTGGGACCTCTACTGGCTGTTTCTCCTCGGAGTCGCCACACAGTTCTTTCTCAACACCGAGATCCAGCGCTGGACCGTCGCGACGGGCGAGTCGATCTTCCGCGGGTTCGAGCGCCTCGGCAGGGTGTGGCCTCTCATTTTGCTCGTGTTCGGGTTCGCGAGCCTCGGCTGGCCCGGCTGGGCGGCCGGGGCCGCCCGCATCGGCACGATCGGTCTGGGGGTCGAAGAGACGACGGTCGGCCTCGGCGGGATCGGCCTGGCGAGCTGGCGCGTCCTCGGGATCGCACTGCTCGTGCTCGTCTGGCTCACCTACCAGGTGACGCCCGTGATGTACAACGTCGTCGAGCGGGTCCAGGCAGTGCTGGTCTCGCTCGCGCTGCTGATCGCTCTCTTGCTGTTTGTCGTCCTGGGATCGATCTCCGAACTCGCGGCGATTCCCACCGCGGTCGACAGCGTCGGGCAGCTCCCGGCTGGGAGCGACATCGCCCTGCTGCTCGGTGGCATCGCCTTCGCGGGCGCGGGTGGGTATCTCAACCTGTCACAGAGCCTCTGGGTCCGCGAGAAGGGATACGGCATGGGTCGCTACCAGGGTCGAATCAAAAATCCCATCGTCGGCGACGACCCGGAGCCGGTTCGACGCGGCGGATTCACGTTTCCGCCGACGCCGACGAATATGCGCCGGTGGCGGGGGTGGTGGCGGCTCGTCCAGCTCGAGCACCTGCTCACGTTCGTTCTCGGCCTGGTTGCCGTCGCGACGATGCTCATGGCGGTCGCTGCGGAATACGCGACTGGCACGGCCGAAAGCGGGATCGCCATGTGGACGGACGTCGTCGTCCCGCAGGTGGGTGTCCTTCCGGAGATACTCCTGTACGTGGCGCTATTCACCGCGCTGTTGACGACCGAGTACGGCATCGTCGAATCGTTCGTTCGCAACAGTGCCGACATCGTCTACGAGTTGCACGGCCGTTCGGCCGGCTGGAGTCTGCCGCGGCTATTCTGGACGCTGTTGACCGTCTTCACTGGTGGTGGGATCGCCGTCCTGGCGCTCCCGGTGCCGTTCGCGTTCGACCGCCCCTTCGAGTTGCTCGTAGTGGGTGCAGCGGCCTCGGGACTGATGATGTTGCCCTACACGGCGCTGCTCGCGATCATGAACACGGAACGACTGCCGGAGCACACCCAGCCCAGCTGGACGCGGCTCGGCATGCTGTGGTGGGCGACGGCGTTTTTCGGCTACTTCAGCGTCCTGTTACTCGGCACGTGGGCGTCCGCTGCCGGATTGCCGCAGTTCGAAACTGACGCGGGCGTCCTCGCGAGCGAGCCTGGCGGGCTGGCGCTGTTTGCCGCCGCAGCTCTCGTGGTCGGATTCGTCGTGGTGCGGTCCGCACGGGCGAAACTCGCGTCGAAAGACACCGTTCCCGGTTCCGAACAGGCGCAAGGACCACTCCACTGA
- a CDS encoding FAD-binding and (Fe-S)-binding domain-containing protein: MSQKIHSDGVTDPAVDPRADYDYQSTATHREGFVSDLRARVDGDVRFDTYSRQLFATDASAYEQLPIGVVSPTSTADVVAVMEYCAQRDIPVLPRGGGTSLAGQAVNEAVVLDFKQYMDELLEIDPDAATARAQPGITIAHLDQALEPHDLKFAPDPAWGEKSVLGGAIGNNTTGAHSLKYGKTDAYIEECEVVLADGTRTTLGWVDVDSLADRARQAEEDGSPIEARLYAEVDRIVTEDAEEIEQRYPDLKRNVSGYNLDMLIDNARERGEVNLARLLAGSEGTLAIVTEATVSLEPIPNETAVVLLTYDGVIPAMRDVAPILEHDPSAVEVMDDVFLDLARDTSEFSDLVATLPEGTDSTLLVEFYAETAEQAREKVADLLADRLPGHDGAADASPDADGPDDVYASDALEAYDDERQAKFWKMRKAGLPILLSRTTDEKHWPFVEDTAVPPENLPEYVTGMREIFDEYDTFAAYYAHAGPGVLHIRPLLNLKAEDGVETMREMADQITDLVIEHGGSVSGEHGDGRARTKWNRKLYGEDLWETFRDLKSAFDPDWLLNPGNVCGDFDPGENLRYDASSTFDADFEPVLNWDNDNGFQGMVELCHGCGGCTGHQDTTGGVMCPTYRAADEEITSTRGRANMLRSAMNGNLPEDPFDDEFIHEVMGLCIGCKGCKNDCPSGVDMAKLKAEVVHEYHQREGTSLRDKLFANVETVLWLGSAFAPLSNWAMQVPGSGLVMEKALGIAQERDLPSFHRTTFRDWIDDRGGTRVPRASAARKALLIADPYTNYSHPYVGKAAVRVLEAANIHVEVPEEVSDSGRPAFSKSMLDHARATAEENIRALEPYVDDGWDIVTVEPSDAVMYQSDYLDLVPSDAAARIAANTYGVTEYIDVHELDRNVDFDPPEESLSYHGHCQQKATKKDHHAATVLRRAGYEVDAVDSACCGMAGSFGYEAEHVSMSKAIGSILFDQLDDSPADQPVAPGASCRSQLEEYEGEPPHPIEKVADAL, translated from the coding sequence ATGTCACAGAAAATACATTCCGACGGCGTCACGGATCCGGCAGTCGATCCCCGCGCCGATTACGATTACCAGAGTACAGCAACGCATCGAGAGGGGTTCGTCTCGGACCTCCGAGCTCGCGTCGACGGCGACGTCCGGTTCGACACCTATAGCCGACAGCTGTTCGCGACGGACGCCAGCGCCTACGAGCAACTGCCGATCGGCGTCGTCTCGCCGACCTCGACGGCGGACGTCGTCGCCGTCATGGAGTACTGTGCACAGCGAGACATTCCTGTGCTCCCCCGAGGCGGCGGGACGAGTCTCGCCGGCCAGGCGGTCAACGAAGCAGTCGTTCTGGACTTCAAACAGTACATGGACGAGCTGCTCGAGATCGATCCCGACGCGGCGACGGCGCGCGCCCAGCCGGGCATCACGATCGCCCACCTCGATCAGGCGCTCGAACCGCACGACCTCAAGTTCGCGCCCGATCCTGCGTGGGGCGAAAAGAGTGTTCTCGGCGGTGCGATCGGGAACAACACCACCGGAGCACACTCGCTGAAGTACGGCAAGACCGACGCCTACATCGAGGAGTGCGAGGTCGTGCTCGCCGACGGCACCAGGACGACGCTGGGGTGGGTCGACGTCGATTCGCTTGCCGACCGCGCGCGACAGGCCGAAGAAGACGGCTCTCCGATCGAGGCCCGGCTGTACGCCGAGGTCGATCGGATTGTCACCGAGGACGCCGAGGAAATCGAGCAACGCTACCCCGACCTGAAGCGCAACGTCTCGGGATACAACCTCGACATGCTGATAGACAACGCTCGCGAGCGAGGCGAGGTAAACCTCGCACGACTACTAGCCGGTAGCGAGGGGACGCTCGCGATCGTCACCGAGGCGACGGTCTCGCTGGAACCGATTCCGAACGAGACGGCGGTCGTACTGCTGACCTACGACGGTGTGATCCCCGCGATGCGTGACGTCGCCCCGATCCTCGAACACGATCCGTCCGCCGTCGAGGTGATGGACGACGTCTTCCTGGATCTGGCGCGGGACACCTCCGAGTTCTCGGACCTCGTCGCGACGCTGCCCGAGGGAACCGATTCGACGCTGCTGGTCGAGTTCTACGCCGAGACGGCCGAGCAAGCCAGAGAGAAAGTCGCCGACCTGCTCGCCGATCGGCTTCCCGGCCACGACGGGGCGGCCGACGCGTCCCCCGACGCCGACGGCCCGGACGACGTCTACGCCAGCGACGCGCTGGAGGCCTACGACGACGAGCGTCAGGCGAAGTTCTGGAAGATGCGAAAGGCCGGGCTGCCGATTCTGCTCTCGCGCACGACCGACGAGAAACACTGGCCGTTCGTCGAGGACACGGCGGTCCCGCCCGAGAACTTGCCGGAGTACGTCACCGGCATGCGCGAGATCTTCGACGAGTACGACACGTTCGCCGCGTACTACGCCCACGCCGGCCCCGGCGTGTTGCACATCCGGCCGCTGTTGAACCTCAAAGCCGAGGACGGCGTCGAAACGATGCGGGAGATGGCCGATCAGATCACCGATCTGGTCATCGAACACGGCGGCTCGGTCTCCGGCGAGCACGGCGACGGCCGGGCCCGAACGAAGTGGAACCGGAAACTCTACGGCGAGGACCTCTGGGAGACGTTCCGGGACCTCAAGTCGGCGTTCGATCCCGACTGGTTGCTCAATCCTGGGAACGTCTGCGGGGACTTCGATCCCGGCGAGAACCTCCGGTACGACGCCTCCTCCACCTTTGATGCCGACTTCGAGCCCGTCCTGAACTGGGACAACGACAACGGCTTCCAGGGGATGGTCGAACTCTGTCACGGCTGTGGCGGCTGTACCGGTCACCAGGACACCACCGGCGGCGTGATGTGTCCGACCTATCGCGCGGCCGACGAGGAGATCACAAGCACGCGCGGGCGGGCGAACATGCTCCGATCGGCGATGAACGGGAACCTGCCCGAGGATCCCTTCGACGACGAATTCATCCACGAGGTGATGGGTCTCTGTATCGGCTGCAAGGGATGCAAGAACGACTGCCCCAGCGGCGTCGACATGGCCAAGCTCAAGGCCGAAGTCGTCCACGAGTACCACCAGCGCGAGGGGACGAGCCTGCGCGACAAGCTGTTCGCGAACGTCGAGACCGTGCTCTGGCTCGGGAGCGCCTTCGCGCCGCTGTCCAACTGGGCGATGCAGGTTCCTGGCAGCGGACTGGTGATGGAGAAGGCGCTCGGGATCGCCCAGGAGCGTGATCTCCCGTCGTTCCACCGGACGACGTTCCGAGACTGGATTGACGACCGGGGCGGGACACGCGTACCCAGGGCCAGCGCGGCGCGGAAGGCGTTGCTGATAGCCGACCCGTACACGAACTACAGCCACCCCTACGTCGGAAAGGCGGCCGTCCGCGTCCTCGAAGCCGCCAATATCCACGTCGAAGTTCCCGAGGAAGTGTCCGACAGTGGTCGGCCCGCCTTCTCGAAGAGCATGCTCGACCACGCCCGCGCAACCGCCGAGGAGAACATCCGGGCGCTGGAACCGTACGTCGACGACGGCTGGGATATCGTCACCGTCGAGCCGTCCGATGCCGTGATGTATCAGTCGGACTACCTGGATCTGGTGCCGTCCGACGCGGCGGCGCGGATCGCGGCCAACACCTACGGCGTCACGGAGTACATCGACGTCCACGAACTCGATCGCAACGTCGACTTCGACCCGCCCGAGGAGTCGCTGTCCTATCACGGTCACTGCCAGCAGAAGGCGACGAAGAAAGACCACCACGCGGCGACCGTCCTGCGACGGGCCGGCTACGAGGTCGACGCCGTCGACTCGGCGTGCTGTGGCATGGCCGGCTCGTTCGGGTACGAGGCCGAACACGTCTCGATGAGCAAGGCGATCGGCTCGATACTGTTCGACCAGCTCGACGATTCGCCGGCAGACCAGCCCGTCGCGCCCGGTGCGTCGTGTCGATCCCAGCTCGAAGAGTACGAGGGCGAACCACCACATCCCATCGAAAAAGTCGCCGACGCGCTCTAG
- a CDS encoding DUF5783 family protein: protein MTDFDPERFEDKYEHYFTELQHAYKSAFDVMSERYDSGLVHAIDQYTLAESEPFYEGDGQFRIELPDDAIERVAPETELDDSELADIYTAYTDELERQLQDVFGL, encoded by the coding sequence ATGACCGACTTCGATCCCGAGCGCTTCGAGGACAAGTACGAACACTACTTCACCGAACTCCAGCACGCCTACAAGAGCGCGTTCGACGTGATGTCCGAACGCTACGACTCCGGACTGGTCCATGCGATCGACCAGTACACGCTGGCCGAGAGCGAACCCTTCTACGAGGGCGACGGACAGTTCCGCATCGAACTCCCCGACGACGCGATCGAGCGCGTCGCCCCCGAGACGGAACTCGACGATTCGGAACTCGCGGACATCTACACAGCGTACACTGACGAACTCGAACGCCAGCTTCAGGACGTATTCGGCCTGTGA
- a CDS encoding cryptochrome/photolyase family protein — protein MTVLVLGDQLNADVGPLADRPGERVLLIEAADLARRRPYHPHKLTLVFSAMRHFRDRLRESGRTVEYRQVERFADGIEAHLDADPGDELVVMRPPNHGTGDRLRELVERHGGQIEFVTNDLFLCSPDRFDDWAGEQPRYRHEDFYRFMRRETGYLMDDSEPVGGEWNYDEQNRETPPDDYSPPDPPVFEPDAITREVQSRVAETFVGSYEEPPYGGEWADPGPFRWPVTSDQAETALERFVTDRLAEFGPYQDALAAGEWALNHALLSPALNLGLLRPEAVIERVIEAYHERDVPLNSVEGFVRQVLGWREFMRQIYRREMPELADANQLEQSESLPPLFWTGETDMACLADVIDGVRTRGYAHHIERLMILSNFATLLGVEPQELNRWFHAAYIDASHWVTTPNVVGMGTFGTDVLSTKPYVSSANYVDKMSDYCGDCPYYKTKTTGERACPFNALYWDFLDRNAEHLSDNHRMGLVYNHLENKGEDEREAIRARAERLRERAQRSEL, from the coding sequence ATGACTGTTCTCGTTCTGGGCGATCAGCTCAACGCCGACGTCGGGCCGCTGGCTGACCGCCCCGGCGAGCGCGTCCTGCTGATCGAGGCGGCGGACCTCGCCCGGAGGCGACCGTATCACCCGCACAAGCTCACGCTCGTGTTCAGCGCGATGCGACACTTCCGGGACCGGCTCCGCGAGTCGGGACGTACTGTCGAATACCGACAGGTCGAACGGTTCGCCGACGGGATCGAGGCCCATCTCGACGCCGATCCCGGGGACGAACTCGTCGTGATGCGCCCGCCGAACCACGGTACAGGCGACCGGTTACGGGAACTCGTCGAGCGCCACGGGGGACAGATCGAATTCGTCACAAACGATCTGTTTCTCTGTTCGCCCGACCGGTTCGACGACTGGGCCGGCGAGCAGCCCAGATACCGACACGAGGACTTCTACCGGTTCATGCGCCGCGAGACCGGCTACCTCATGGACGACTCCGAACCGGTCGGCGGCGAGTGGAACTACGACGAACAGAACCGCGAGACACCACCCGACGACTACAGCCCGCCCGATCCGCCCGTCTTCGAGCCGGACGCGATCACCCGCGAGGTACAGTCCCGCGTCGCTGAGACGTTCGTGGGGAGTTACGAGGAGCCGCCGTACGGCGGCGAGTGGGCCGATCCCGGGCCGTTCCGGTGGCCAGTGACGAGCGATCAGGCGGAGACCGCGCTGGAGCGGTTCGTGACTGACCGGCTGGCCGAGTTCGGCCCCTATCAGGACGCACTGGCCGCCGGGGAGTGGGCACTCAATCATGCGCTTCTGTCTCCGGCGCTCAATCTCGGGCTTCTTCGCCCGGAGGCGGTCATCGAACGGGTGATCGAGGCCTACCACGAGCGAGACGTCCCGCTGAACAGCGTCGAGGGGTTCGTCCGGCAGGTGCTCGGCTGGCGGGAGTTCATGCGTCAGATCTACCGTCGGGAGATGCCCGAACTGGCTGATGCGAACCAGCTGGAGCAGTCCGAGTCGCTGCCGCCGCTGTTCTGGACCGGCGAGACCGACATGGCCTGTCTGGCCGACGTGATCGACGGCGTTCGGACGCGGGGGTACGCCCATCACATCGAGCGACTGATGATCCTGTCGAACTTCGCGACGCTGCTGGGCGTCGAACCCCAGGAGCTGAACCGCTGGTTCCACGCGGCCTACATCGACGCCTCCCACTGGGTGACGACCCCGAACGTCGTCGGCATGGGCACGTTCGGGACGGACGTTCTCTCGACGAAACCCTACGTCTCCTCGGCCAACTACGTCGACAAGATGAGCGACTACTGCGGCGACTGTCCCTACTACAAGACCAAGACCACCGGCGAGCGAGCCTGTCCGTTCAACGCCCTGTACTGGGATTTCCTGGATCGCAACGCCGAACACCTCTCGGACAACCACCGGATGGGGCTGGTCTACAACCACCTGGAAAACAAGGGCGAGGACGAACGCGAAGCGATTCGTGCACGTGCCGAACGGCTTCGAGAGCGCGCGCAACGGTCGGAGTTGTAG